From a single Lactococcus carnosus genomic region:
- a CDS encoding dihydroorotate dehydrogenase produces MTKNRLAIQLPGLDLKNPIMPASGCFGFGQEYAKYYDLDRLGSIMIKATTADARFGNPTPRVAETPSGMLNAIGLQNPGVDAVIADKLPWLATHFPELPIIANVAGFSNEEYAIVSEKISRVKNVTAIELNISCPNVDHGNHGLLIGQDPELAYAAVKAAVAVSEVPVYVKLTPSVSDITTVAKAVADAGATGFTMINTLVGTRYSLQTRQPIIANGTGGMSGPAIFPVALKLIRQVAEQSSLPIIGMGGVDSAESALEMMIAGASAIGIGTANFTDPFACPKIIDNLPTLMDKYGITDLASFVKNCQEEIRG; encoded by the coding sequence ATGACAAAAAATAGATTAGCGATTCAGCTACCAGGGCTGGACTTGAAGAATCCGATTATGCCTGCGTCAGGCTGCTTCGGATTTGGTCAGGAATATGCCAAGTATTATGATTTAGACCGTTTAGGCTCGATTATGATCAAGGCAACGACGGCTGATGCACGTTTTGGTAATCCAACACCACGTGTCGCTGAAACCCCATCAGGGATGCTAAATGCGATTGGCTTGCAAAATCCAGGCGTCGATGCTGTTATCGCTGACAAACTGCCTTGGCTTGCGACTCATTTTCCTGAGCTGCCGATTATTGCAAATGTTGCAGGTTTTTCAAACGAAGAGTATGCCATCGTAAGTGAAAAAATCAGTCGTGTCAAAAACGTGACAGCTATTGAACTTAATATCTCTTGTCCGAATGTCGATCATGGCAATCATGGCTTACTGATTGGTCAGGACCCTGAATTAGCCTATGCTGCAGTAAAAGCTGCGGTAGCTGTCTCAGAAGTCCCTGTATATGTTAAGTTAACGCCTTCTGTTTCGGATATCACTACTGTTGCTAAGGCGGTAGCCGATGCAGGTGCGACAGGATTTACTATGATCAATACCTTGGTTGGTACAAGATATAGTTTGCAAACAAGACAACCAATCATTGCAAACGGAACAGGTGGCATGTCAGGACCAGCCATTTTTCCAGTAGCGCTGAAACTCATTCGCCAGGTTGCAGAGCAATCCAGTCTACCCATTATCGGTATGGGAGGCGTTGATTCTGCAGAAAGCGCCTTAGAAATGATGATTGCAGGCGCATCGGCTATCGGTATCGGGACAGCAAACTTTACAGATCCATTTGCTTGTCCTAAAATAATAGATAATCTGCCAACCCTAATGGATAAATATGGGATAACAGATTTAGCTAGTTTTGTAAAAAACTGTCAGGAGGAAATTCGTGGGTAA
- a CDS encoding dihydroorotate dehydrogenase electron transfer subunit — protein MILQEDMLIVSNINIAPRVFRMVLKGEIVSDITAPDQFLHIRVPSPDKILRRPISISEYNKTDKSCVIIYRVEGPGLAVVSDMQAGQTIDVMGPLGNGFDMTGPFPNQKALIIGGGIGTPPLVQLAKDLTATGVAVTVLLGFAQQSAVILETEFAAASSQLEIVTDDGSYGQKGNIGLLMDDLDLMSYDAIYACGAQGMLKAVANRTETHPNAFISMEARMACGMGACYACVVHVAGDETGQKSLKVCDEGPIFRVGEVVI, from the coding sequence ATGATTTTACAAGAAGACATGCTGATTGTGTCAAACATAAACATCGCTCCACGTGTATTTAGAATGGTTTTAAAAGGTGAAATCGTATCAGATATCACAGCACCCGACCAATTTTTACATATCCGAGTACCGAGTCCAGACAAAATTTTACGTCGACCTATCTCTATTTCTGAATATAACAAGACCGATAAAAGTTGCGTCATTATTTACCGAGTTGAGGGTCCGGGTCTTGCAGTAGTCTCTGACATGCAAGCAGGACAAACAATAGATGTGATGGGTCCACTCGGCAATGGCTTTGATATGACGGGGCCTTTTCCAAATCAAAAAGCCCTGATTATAGGTGGTGGTATCGGTACACCTCCCTTAGTACAGTTAGCAAAAGACCTGACTGCAACTGGTGTAGCAGTAACAGTGCTTTTAGGATTTGCACAACAATCAGCTGTTATTTTGGAAACTGAGTTTGCAGCTGCCTCATCACAACTTGAGATTGTAACAGATGATGGCTCTTATGGGCAAAAAGGAAATATCGGTCTATTGATGGATGATCTTGATCTCATGAGTTATGATGCAATCTATGCATGTGGCGCACAAGGGATGCTCAAAGCCGTTGCTAATCGTACTGAAACGCATCCAAACGCCTTTATCTCGATGGAAGCGCGTATGGCCTGTGGTATGGGAGCCTGCTATGCCTGTGTTGTTCATGTTGCAGGAGATGAAACGGGTCAGAAATCTCTAAAAGTTTGTGATGAAGGTCCGATTTTTAGAGTTGGTGAGGTGGTTATCTGA
- a CDS encoding GNAT family N-acetyltransferase — protein MINLRQIQPSDISLCYDLKYGKKADLAWMAYNGPYFGDPILSIDTFDSKTRSRVNDPHYKLITVNEQIVGEVSAYWVDGDLKKWLEVGILIYQKVNWGKGISSLVLSQWLRELFVSHPDIAHIGLTTWSGNSAMMRVSEKSGMTKEGTIRQVRYWQGSYYDSVKYGVLRHELQSHL, from the coding sequence ATGATTAACTTACGACAGATTCAGCCTTCAGATATCAGTCTATGCTATGACTTGAAATATGGCAAAAAAGCCGACTTGGCATGGATGGCTTATAACGGGCCTTATTTTGGAGATCCCATCTTATCAATTGATACATTTGACAGTAAGACGAGGTCTCGAGTAAATGATCCCCACTATAAACTCATTACGGTTAATGAGCAAATCGTTGGTGAAGTATCAGCTTATTGGGTTGATGGTGACTTAAAAAAATGGCTTGAAGTGGGGATCCTAATTTATCAAAAAGTAAATTGGGGTAAAGGTATTTCTTCTCTTGTCCTAAGTCAATGGCTTAGGGAGTTATTTGTAAGTCATCCGGATATTGCACATATTGGGCTGACAACCTGGTCAGGTAATTCAGCCATGATGCGTGTAAGTGAAAAAAGTGGTATGACCAAGGAAGGGACGATACGTCAGGTTAGATATTGGCAAGGCAGTTATTATGATTCGGTCAAATATGGTGTATTGCGCCATGAATTACAGTCTCACCTTTGA
- a CDS encoding heavy metal translocating P-type ATPase, translating into MKNWQKLSLTISVAILALLLEFGFKKPLFTQGLVTVVGVILALSMLIEMVKTLRSGRYGVDLLAIIAIISTLIIGQYWASLIIILMLVGGESLEDYAANRASRELHKLLENSPTIAHKQVGDHYQDTPIEEMKIGDVVLVKPSELVPIDGDILEGASWFNEASLTGESEPVAKQKGEAVLSGSINGETAVLVTVTQLASDSQYQKIVQLVKESEATPAEFVRLADRYAVPFTIIALLIAGGAWIVSGDMTRFAEVLVVASPCPLILAAPIAFVGGMSRSSRHGLLVKNGTTIEKLSLAKTVAFDKTGTLTTGILQVKCIRPESETLSEDELLQLAYSLEIASNHILAKSLVKLAESKGMSRLAVSDLTEETGLGLSGVINGKAYRIGRAKFANTKDEKISGTAVNISEDDVFIGRILFEDKVRPESKDVIENLKGLAVSHIMMLTGDNLKTAETVADELGITEVHAQLMPSEKIEILKALPEANRPMVMVGDGINDAPALALSDVGIALGASGATVASESADVVVLRNDLSLIPESIQISRETMKVAKEAVLIGIFICIALMLIAATGVLPAIIGALLQEVIDTVSILYALKALKDRK; encoded by the coding sequence ATGAAGAACTGGCAAAAATTATCGTTAACAATTAGTGTTGCAATATTGGCACTTTTATTAGAATTTGGCTTTAAAAAGCCACTATTTACACAAGGGTTAGTGACAGTCGTTGGGGTGATTTTAGCCTTGTCGATGTTGATTGAGATGGTAAAGACCTTACGAAGTGGGCGTTATGGCGTCGATTTATTAGCAATTATTGCCATTATTTCCACATTAATTATTGGACAATACTGGGCAAGCTTAATCATTATCTTAATGCTTGTTGGAGGAGAGAGTTTAGAGGATTATGCAGCTAACCGTGCAAGTCGAGAACTGCATAAGTTACTAGAAAATTCTCCGACGATTGCCCATAAGCAAGTAGGTGACCACTATCAAGATACGCCAATTGAAGAGATGAAGATTGGTGACGTTGTGCTTGTTAAGCCAAGTGAACTTGTCCCGATTGATGGTGATATTTTAGAAGGCGCTAGCTGGTTTAATGAAGCGTCTTTGACAGGCGAGTCAGAGCCAGTAGCTAAACAAAAAGGAGAAGCTGTTTTATCTGGTAGTATTAATGGTGAAACAGCAGTATTAGTCACAGTAACCCAGCTAGCATCAGACAGTCAATATCAGAAGATCGTGCAGTTGGTTAAGGAAAGTGAGGCAACACCCGCTGAATTTGTCAGACTGGCCGATCGTTATGCGGTGCCATTTACCATCATCGCCTTATTGATCGCGGGTGGCGCCTGGATCGTATCTGGTGATATGACGCGTTTTGCTGAGGTACTTGTCGTTGCTAGTCCATGTCCATTGATTCTTGCAGCACCGATCGCTTTTGTAGGTGGGATGAGTCGTAGCTCGCGTCATGGTCTGCTAGTTAAGAATGGGACAACGATTGAAAAATTATCCCTAGCTAAGACTGTCGCCTTTGATAAAACAGGAACACTTACGACTGGTATCTTACAGGTTAAGTGTATTCGTCCAGAAAGCGAAACGCTATCAGAAGATGAGTTGCTCCAACTTGCTTATTCTTTAGAAATAGCAAGTAATCACATCTTAGCTAAATCACTAGTCAAACTAGCAGAAAGTAAAGGCATGTCCCGTCTTGCTGTTTCCGACTTGACAGAAGAAACAGGTCTAGGCTTGAGTGGTGTGATTAATGGCAAAGCATATCGCATTGGTCGTGCCAAATTTGCCAATACCAAAGACGAGAAAATAAGTGGCACAGCGGTCAATATTAGTGAGGATGATGTTTTTATCGGTCGGATTTTATTTGAAGATAAAGTGCGTCCTGAATCTAAAGACGTGATTGAAAACCTAAAAGGATTAGCTGTTTCACACATCATGATGCTGACTGGTGATAATCTGAAAACCGCTGAAACTGTAGCTGATGAACTGGGCATAACAGAAGTTCATGCACAATTAATGCCGAGTGAGAAAATCGAGATTTTGAAGGCATTACCAGAGGCAAATCGCCCGATGGTCATGGTTGGTGATGGGATCAATGATGCACCAGCGCTTGCGCTTTCAGATGTTGGGATTGCACTAGGTGCAAGTGGTGCAACTGTAGCCAGTGAAAGTGCTGATGTAGTCGTGCTCAGAAATGACTTAAGCTTGATACCGGAAAGTATTCAAATTTCTCGGGAAACAATGAAAGTGGCAAAAGAAGCCGTCTTAATCGGTATTTTTATCTGTATCGCCTTGATGCTCATTGCAGCAACAGGTGTTTTACCTGCAATCATCGGCGCTTTATTACAAGAAGTGATCGATACAGTCTCTATTCTTTACGCCTTGAAAGCACTGAAGGATCGGAAATAA
- the carB gene encoding carbamoyl-phosphate synthase large subunit, whose protein sequence is MPKRKDIKKIMVIGSGPIIIGQAAEFDYAGTQACLALKEEGYSVVLVNSNPATIMTDKEIADKVYIEPITVEFVTRILRKERPDAILPTLGGQTGLNMAMSLSKTGILDDLNIELLGTKLSAIDQAEDRDLFKKLMEELDQPIPESEIVNTVEQAVTFANVIGYPIIVRPAFTLGGTGGGMCDNEEELRETAENGLKLSPVTQCLIERSIAGFKEIEYEVMRDAADNAIVVCNMENFDPVGIHTGDSIVFAPSQTLSDIEYQMLRDASLKIIRALKIEGGCNVQLALDPDSFNYYVIEVNPRVSRSSALASKATGYPIAKLAAKIAVGLTLDEMINPVTGTTYAMFEPALDYVVSKIPRFPFDKFESGERRLGTQMKATGEVMAIGRTIEESFLKAVRSLEVGAYHNEMPELADVTDDALVEKIVKAQDDRLFYLSEAIRRGYTIEELHSLTKIDLFFLDKLLHIFEIEQELAVNVFNPDILKEAKRNGFSDRKIADLWQTDAAEVRKRRLDNKIVPIFKMVDTCAGEFESTTPYFYSTYEFENESVRSEKESVLVLGSGPIRIGQGVEFDYATVHSVKAIQAAGYEAIIMNSNPETVSTDFSVSDKLYFEPLTFEDVMNVIDLEQPKGVIVQFGGQTAINLAEPLSKAGVQILGTQVEALDRAEDRKLFEAALQELDIPQPIGATATNEEEAVANADKIGYPVLVRPSYVLGGRAMEIVDNEADLRNYMQTAVKASPDHPVLVDSYLLGRECEVDAICDGENVLIPGIMEHIERAGVHSGDSMAVYPPQNLSADLQATIADYTKRLAIGLNCIGMMNVQFVIFEETVYVIEVNPRASRTVPFLSKVTGIPMAQVATQLILGKTLPELGYEDGLYPEDDKVHVKAPVFSFTKLQKVDAYLSPEMKSTGEVMGSDVTLEKALYKAFEASYLHLPTFGNVLFTVADDAKAEALALAKRFYEIGYGIYATNGTAKYFKENGIYAEVIAKIGEPALNQENIVDSIRAGRLQAVVNTMGKDRNSHNTDGMLIRRESIEQGVPLFTSLDTIAAMLKVLESRSFTTQAI, encoded by the coding sequence ATGCCAAAACGTAAAGATATCAAAAAAATCATGGTAATCGGCTCTGGCCCAATCATCATTGGTCAAGCAGCAGAATTTGACTACGCTGGCACGCAAGCTTGCCTCGCTTTAAAAGAAGAAGGCTACAGCGTTGTCTTAGTTAACTCAAACCCAGCAACTATTATGACCGATAAAGAAATCGCTGATAAGGTCTATATTGAACCGATTACAGTCGAATTTGTCACACGTATTCTCCGTAAAGAACGACCAGATGCTATTCTACCAACACTTGGTGGACAGACAGGCTTAAATATGGCCATGTCTTTATCTAAAACAGGTATCTTGGATGATCTAAATATCGAACTACTGGGTACAAAACTCTCAGCGATCGACCAAGCAGAAGACAGAGATTTATTTAAGAAATTGATGGAAGAGTTAGATCAACCAATTCCAGAATCAGAGATTGTCAATACGGTGGAACAAGCCGTTACCTTTGCTAACGTCATTGGCTATCCGATTATTGTACGTCCAGCCTTTACCCTAGGTGGTACTGGTGGCGGTATGTGTGATAATGAAGAAGAGTTACGTGAAACAGCTGAAAATGGTCTTAAACTATCGCCTGTTACACAGTGTTTGATTGAACGCTCTATCGCAGGATTTAAAGAAATCGAATACGAAGTGATGCGTGATGCAGCAGACAATGCGATCGTGGTTTGTAACATGGAAAACTTTGATCCAGTTGGGATTCATACGGGAGACTCGATCGTCTTTGCACCGAGTCAAACCTTGAGCGACATCGAGTATCAAATGCTACGTGATGCGTCATTGAAAATTATTCGTGCCCTAAAAATTGAGGGAGGGTGTAATGTTCAGCTTGCCCTTGATCCAGATAGTTTTAACTACTATGTCATCGAAGTTAACCCACGTGTATCACGTTCATCAGCGCTTGCATCAAAAGCAACAGGTTATCCAATCGCTAAATTAGCCGCTAAAATAGCTGTTGGGTTGACTTTGGATGAGATGATTAACCCTGTTACAGGGACAACTTATGCCATGTTTGAACCTGCACTTGACTATGTTGTCTCAAAAATTCCACGTTTTCCATTTGATAAGTTTGAGTCTGGTGAACGCCGTCTCGGCACACAAATGAAAGCGACTGGTGAAGTGATGGCAATCGGTCGGACGATTGAAGAGTCATTTCTTAAGGCTGTTCGCTCACTAGAAGTCGGTGCCTATCATAATGAAATGCCTGAACTAGCAGACGTGACAGATGATGCCTTAGTTGAGAAAATTGTTAAAGCACAAGATGACCGTTTATTCTACCTATCAGAGGCGATTCGTCGCGGTTATACAATAGAAGAATTGCATAGTCTAACCAAAATAGACCTCTTTTTCCTAGATAAATTATTGCATATCTTCGAAATCGAACAAGAGCTTGCAGTTAATGTCTTCAATCCAGATATCCTAAAAGAAGCAAAACGGAATGGCTTTTCAGACCGCAAGATTGCTGACTTATGGCAGACTGATGCGGCTGAGGTTCGGAAGCGTCGACTGGATAACAAAATCGTCCCAATCTTTAAGATGGTGGATACGTGTGCTGGGGAGTTCGAATCAACAACACCTTATTTCTATAGTACATATGAGTTTGAAAATGAGTCTGTTCGCTCAGAAAAAGAATCAGTCCTCGTTCTTGGATCTGGTCCGATTCGGATCGGTCAGGGTGTCGAATTTGACTATGCAACTGTTCACTCGGTAAAAGCAATTCAAGCTGCAGGCTATGAAGCCATCATCATGAACTCGAATCCAGAAACCGTATCGACTGACTTCTCAGTTTCTGACAAGCTTTATTTTGAGCCATTAACCTTTGAAGACGTCATGAACGTCATTGATCTTGAGCAGCCTAAAGGGGTTATCGTTCAGTTTGGTGGGCAAACGGCGATTAACTTAGCAGAACCGTTATCAAAAGCTGGCGTTCAGATTTTAGGGACACAGGTCGAGGCGCTTGATCGTGCAGAAGATAGAAAACTCTTTGAGGCTGCCCTACAAGAACTTGATATCCCACAACCAATCGGTGCAACGGCAACTAATGAAGAAGAAGCAGTAGCAAATGCCGATAAGATCGGTTATCCAGTCCTTGTCCGCCCATCTTATGTTTTGGGTGGTCGCGCCATGGAAATCGTAGATAACGAAGCAGACTTAAGAAATTACATGCAAACTGCTGTTAAGGCAAGTCCAGATCATCCAGTTTTAGTTGACTCATATCTCTTAGGACGAGAATGTGAAGTAGATGCCATCTGTGATGGTGAGAATGTTCTTATTCCAGGTATTATGGAGCATATCGAGCGTGCGGGTGTTCACTCGGGAGATTCAATGGCGGTCTATCCCCCACAAAATCTATCTGCTGACTTGCAAGCAACAATTGCTGACTATACAAAACGCTTAGCAATTGGCCTAAACTGTATCGGCATGATGAATGTTCAGTTTGTTATCTTTGAAGAAACCGTTTATGTCATTGAAGTGAATCCACGTGCCTCAAGAACAGTACCATTCTTGTCTAAGGTGACAGGTATTCCGATGGCACAAGTCGCAACACAACTTATTCTAGGTAAAACGTTACCTGAACTAGGGTATGAAGATGGGCTCTACCCAGAAGATGACAAAGTCCATGTTAAAGCACCTGTCTTTAGTTTTACCAAGCTACAAAAAGTAGATGCTTACCTATCTCCTGAAATGAAATCAACAGGTGAAGTGATGGGGTCTGATGTGACGCTTGAAAAAGCACTTTACAAAGCATTTGAAGCGTCTTACCTCCATTTACCAACATTTGGTAATGTGCTCTTCACTGTTGCTGATGATGCCAAAGCAGAGGCCCTAGCTTTAGCCAAACGTTTTTACGAGATTGGCTACGGTATTTATGCAACTAATGGGACAGCTAAGTACTTTAAAGAAAATGGTATCTATGCAGAAGTTATCGCTAAAATTGGTGAACCTGCCCTAAATCAAGAAAATATCGTCGATAGCATCCGTGCAGGACGTCTCCAAGCTGTTGTGAATACCATGGGCAAAGATCGTAATTCACATAACACAGATGGCATGCTGATTCGTCGGGAATCTATCGAACAAGGTGTTCCTTTGTTTACCTCATTAGATACGATTGCTGCCATGCTAAAAGTTTTGGAAAGTCGTTCATTTACAACACAAGCAATCTAA
- a CDS encoding carbamoyl phosphate synthase small subunit — MKRLLILEDGTIFEGTAFGADIDVTGEVVFSTGMTGYQESITDQSYNGQILTFTYPLVGNYGINRDDYESIIPTCKGVIVREHARLASNWRNQMSLDEFLQRKNIPGISGIDTRALTRIIRHHGTMKATLVNPGDEIKHIQDQLRATVLPTNQVAQVSTKTAYPSPGTGRSIVVVDFGLKHSILRELSKRECNLTIVPHTITAEEIIDMNPDGVMLTNGPGDPTDVPKALDMIRGIQNKFPIFGICLGHQLFAMANGATTSKMTFGHRGFNHAVREIATGRVDFTSQNHGYAVDSDSIDKTDLMVTHIEINDKSVEGVRHKYLPAFSVQFHPDAAPGPHDADYLFDEFMEMIDASKNEKGDF; from the coding sequence ATGAAACGACTTTTAATTTTAGAAGATGGTACAATTTTCGAAGGAACTGCCTTTGGTGCAGATATAGATGTGACAGGTGAAGTCGTCTTCAGTACTGGTATGACAGGCTATCAAGAGTCGATTACCGACCAATCCTATAATGGTCAGATCTTGACATTTACCTATCCTTTAGTCGGCAACTACGGCATTAATCGGGATGATTATGAATCAATCATCCCAACCTGTAAAGGTGTCATCGTTCGTGAACATGCACGATTAGCAAGCAACTGGCGTAATCAAATGTCGCTTGACGAATTTTTACAACGTAAAAATATTCCCGGAATTTCGGGGATTGATACACGTGCTTTAACACGAATTATTCGCCATCACGGTACCATGAAAGCAACACTTGTTAACCCTGGTGATGAAATTAAACATATCCAGGATCAGCTACGTGCAACAGTCTTACCAACAAATCAAGTGGCACAGGTCTCAACAAAGACAGCCTATCCAAGTCCTGGAACAGGTAGAAGTATCGTTGTCGTTGACTTTGGTCTCAAACACTCTATCTTACGCGAACTATCAAAGCGAGAGTGTAACCTAACGATTGTGCCACACACGATTACAGCTGAAGAAATCATCGATATGAATCCTGATGGTGTCATGTTAACAAATGGTCCTGGTGACCCAACCGATGTCCCAAAAGCACTTGACATGATTCGTGGCATCCAAAATAAATTCCCAATCTTTGGAATTTGTCTAGGTCATCAACTCTTTGCCATGGCAAATGGGGCGACAACAAGTAAGATGACCTTTGGTCATCGTGGCTTTAACCATGCTGTCCGTGAAATTGCGACTGGTCGTGTTGATTTTACTTCACAAAACCATGGCTATGCGGTTGATAGTGACTCGATTGACAAGACAGACTTGATGGTTACCCACATCGAAATCAATGACAAATCAGTTGAGGGTGTGCGTCATAAATACCTACCCGCCTTTTCAGTACAGTTTCACCCAGATGCAGCACCAGGCCCACACGATGCAGACTATCTTTTTGATGAATTTATGGAAATGATCGATGCTAGTAAGAATGAGAAAGGTGACTTTTAA
- a CDS encoding aspartate carbamoyltransferase catalytic subunit produces MVSIKHLTSMDLLANDEVMGLIKRAQYLKHHQIKPDFKRQFFVANLFFENSTRTHKSFEVAEKKLGLDVINFDASTSSVNKGETLYDTVLTMSAIGIDVCVIRHTDENFYQELVDSRTIQSAIINGGDGSGQHPSQSLLDLLTIYEAFGRFEGVKIMIAGDITHSRVAKSNMQMLKRLGADIYFTGPESWYDPAFDIYGRYVSLDSMVEEIDVVMLLRVQHERHDSGTSFSKADYHEHYGLTTERYAKLKPHAIIMHPAPVNRGVEIASHLVEAPKSRIVAQMHNGVFMRMAILEAILNGKA; encoded by the coding sequence ATGGTATCAATCAAACATCTCACAAGTATGGATTTGCTAGCAAATGATGAAGTCATGGGCCTCATCAAACGTGCGCAATATCTGAAACATCATCAGATTAAACCAGACTTTAAAAGGCAATTTTTTGTCGCTAATCTATTTTTTGAGAATTCAACTAGGACCCACAAGTCATTCGAGGTTGCTGAGAAAAAACTCGGATTAGATGTGATAAACTTTGATGCCTCTACTAGCTCAGTTAATAAGGGAGAGACACTCTATGATACTGTCTTGACCATGAGTGCCATAGGCATTGACGTCTGTGTCATCAGGCACACTGATGAGAACTTTTATCAAGAACTTGTTGATAGTAGAACGATTCAATCAGCAATTATTAATGGGGGAGATGGCTCAGGCCAACATCCCAGCCAATCCTTGCTTGATTTGCTGACAATCTATGAAGCCTTTGGTAGATTTGAGGGCGTCAAAATCATGATTGCAGGGGATATCACCCACAGTCGTGTGGCTAAATCTAACATGCAGATGCTAAAACGGTTAGGCGCTGATATTTACTTTACAGGCCCTGAGAGTTGGTATGATCCAGCCTTTGATATTTATGGCCGCTATGTTAGCCTAGACAGCATGGTAGAGGAGATCGATGTGGTCATGCTGCTTAGAGTGCAACATGAGCGCCATGACTCAGGCACTAGCTTTTCAAAAGCTGACTATCATGAACACTACGGACTTACGACTGAGCGATACGCTAAGCTAAAACCGCATGCCATCATCATGCATCCAGCACCCGTAAATCGAGGCGTAGAGATCGCTAGCCACTTGGTGGAAGCACCAAAATCTCGAATCGTCGCGCAGATGCATAATGGGGTCTTCATGCGCATGGCAATTTTAGAAGCCATACTAAACGGCAAGGCATGA
- a CDS encoding uracil-xanthine permease family protein: MWFGLSFQHLFAMFGSTVLVPILVGIDPSIALFSSGLGTLAHLTVTKYKIPAYMGSSFAYILAMQGLMKSDGIAAVAQGAVVGGLVYLIVALIVKFIGKDWIDKVLPPIVVGPIVMVIGLSLAGTAVNDAMNRDGVYNLTFLLIALVTLFSVLAFNMFGKGLTSLIPILLGIIVGYIFTLIVQKLTGMTIISFDEIARSSWLGLPKFDIMFIDYHFKLYPSAILTMAPIAFVTMTEHFGHIMVLNSLTRKDYFKDPGLERTLTGDGIAQIIAGFFGAPPVTSYGENIGVMAITKIHSVYVISGAAIFAVVLSFIGKVSALIHSIPTPVIGGVSIALFGVIAASGLKILVENKVNFDDKRNLLIASVILVSGIGGLTLNVAGISISGIAFSTILGILMHLILPKTVEN, from the coding sequence ATGTGGTTTGGGCTTTCCTTCCAACATCTCTTTGCCATGTTTGGCTCAACTGTTTTAGTCCCTATTCTAGTTGGGATTGATCCAAGTATTGCCTTGTTTTCAAGTGGCCTAGGCACGTTAGCCCATTTGACTGTAACCAAATACAAAATCCCAGCCTATATGGGGTCAAGTTTTGCCTATATTCTTGCCATGCAAGGTCTGATGAAATCAGATGGCATAGCCGCTGTTGCACAAGGTGCGGTAGTTGGTGGGCTAGTTTATCTGATCGTCGCCTTAATCGTCAAGTTTATCGGTAAGGATTGGATAGACAAGGTCTTACCGCCGATTGTCGTTGGTCCTATCGTCATGGTTATTGGTCTTAGCCTTGCTGGTACAGCTGTCAATGATGCTATGAATAGAGATGGTGTCTACAACCTGACTTTCTTATTGATTGCACTCGTGACCCTATTTTCAGTTTTAGCCTTCAATATGTTTGGTAAAGGCTTAACAAGTCTCATCCCGATTTTACTTGGTATCATTGTTGGCTACATCTTCACCCTAATCGTTCAAAAGCTGACAGGGATGACGATCATCAGTTTCGACGAAATTGCTAGAAGTAGTTGGTTGGGCCTACCTAAGTTTGACATCATGTTTATTGACTATCATTTCAAACTTTATCCGTCTGCCATTTTGACAATGGCACCGATTGCCTTTGTGACGATGACAGAACACTTTGGTCATATCATGGTCCTTAATTCTCTAACAAGAAAAGACTACTTTAAAGATCCAGGACTTGAGAGAACACTGACTGGAGATGGTATCGCCCAAATCATAGCCGGCTTCTTTGGTGCCCCTCCTGTAACCTCTTACGGTGAAAATATCGGGGTTATGGCGATTACAAAAATTCATTCAGTCTATGTGATTTCAGGTGCGGCAATCTTTGCGGTTGTGCTAAGCTTCATAGGTAAGGTATCTGCTCTGATTCACTCTATTCCAACACCTGTTATTGGTGGTGTATCGATTGCCCTCTTTGGTGTTATCGCTGCAAGTGGTCTGAAAATTCTTGTAGAAAATAAGGTCAACTTCGATGATAAGCGCAATCTGCTTATCGCCAGTGTCATCTTAGTATCAGGCATTGGTGGGTTGACCTTGAATGTTGCTGGCATTTCGATTTCAGGAATTGCCTTTTCAACCATCTTGGGTATTCTCATGCATTTAATATTACCGAAAACTGTTGAAAATTAA